From a single Paraburkholderia sp. FT54 genomic region:
- a CDS encoding DUF1571 domain-containing protein, translating to MNADIDQFRCLTAEEQAASWRTRIENHSLLSLTDDQILALMNAMKPEAFVEYARSGMVADDAYEYSMFRQERISGRWPDRPDHMLIRYQDTPRKVYAKWLPDGAHAGQEIVYDETADPNSIFGHLGGRLHIMSGKVAVDGPFAHAQSHHSVRDLGLQFIARTVEHDARSFREEGLTEKPSRIELMNMHGMRVLAWTWTAPSGPPAHYAQRVRLLFDLQHTWPCGEAAWDDHGGLLELIRFEDVVPHHWSESVFDRHNPEYNFH from the coding sequence GTGAACGCGGACATCGACCAGTTCCGGTGTCTCACGGCCGAGGAACAGGCGGCGTCATGGCGAACGCGGATCGAAAACCACTCGCTTCTGTCCCTGACCGACGATCAGATTCTCGCACTGATGAATGCAATGAAGCCCGAAGCCTTCGTCGAGTACGCGAGGTCCGGCATGGTTGCCGACGACGCCTACGAATACAGCATGTTCCGCCAGGAGCGTATATCCGGCAGATGGCCGGACCGGCCCGATCACATGCTTATCCGATATCAGGACACCCCACGAAAAGTGTACGCAAAATGGCTGCCTGATGGCGCCCATGCGGGACAGGAAATCGTTTACGACGAAACTGCGGACCCGAACAGCATCTTCGGGCATTTGGGCGGCCGGTTGCATATCATGTCAGGCAAGGTCGCCGTTGACGGACCGTTCGCGCACGCGCAGTCCCACCATAGTGTCCGGGATCTGGGCCTGCAGTTCATCGCGCGCACCGTCGAGCACGATGCGCGGAGCTTTCGCGAAGAGGGCCTGACTGAAAAGCCGAGCCGCATTGAACTCATGAACATGCACGGCATGCGGGTGCTTGCGTGGACATGGACGGCTCCGTCAGGGCCGCCAGCGCACTACGCGCAGCGCGTGAGACTGTTATTCGATCTTCAGCATACGTGGCCCTGTGGCGAGGCCGCATGGGACGACCACGGCGGCCTGCTGGAGCTGATCCGTTTCGAAGACGTCGTGCCTCACCATTGGAGCGAATCCGTCTTCGATCGACATAACCCTGAATACAATTTCCACTGA
- a CDS encoding anti-sigma factor, with product MNDDSDRTRQGLGGIDLRLLSAFADNELAASERAATAVWLTIHLRAAERVSDYRAQKAALAALFRDSRDDLTCIVVRRLTPWWRQAGVAASFMAMGVALGSSSGWVPANFAADPSVFAERADIAFAVYAPEQRHPVEVAALQRDQLVNWLSRRLGRRLAVPSLRQYGYSLIGGRLLPGETGPAAQFMYQNPAGARLTMYVAAVPKNATAFRLFRDDNRNTFYWWSQGMGCALTGQLAEAQLRPMAIDACSMLGLAFRSPETSNGFNP from the coding sequence ATGAACGACGACAGTGACCGAACGAGGCAAGGCTTGGGCGGGATAGATTTGCGGCTGCTATCCGCGTTTGCCGACAATGAGCTAGCGGCCTCGGAGCGCGCGGCCACGGCCGTTTGGCTGACGATCCATCTTAGGGCGGCCGAGCGCGTGAGTGATTACCGCGCGCAAAAAGCCGCGCTGGCGGCATTATTCAGGGACTCGCGAGACGATTTGACTTGTATCGTCGTGCGGCGCCTCACGCCGTGGTGGCGGCAGGCTGGCGTCGCGGCCTCCTTCATGGCGATGGGCGTGGCGCTCGGCTCATCGTCCGGTTGGGTGCCGGCGAATTTCGCGGCCGATCCATCCGTGTTCGCGGAACGCGCCGACATCGCTTTCGCGGTGTACGCGCCTGAGCAACGCCACCCCGTGGAGGTCGCGGCACTTCAACGCGATCAGCTTGTCAACTGGCTGTCACGCCGGCTCGGTCGGCGCTTGGCGGTGCCTTCGCTGCGGCAATATGGGTATTCGCTGATCGGCGGACGTCTGCTGCCCGGCGAGACGGGGCCCGCCGCGCAGTTCATGTATCAGAACCCGGCCGGCGCCCGGCTCACGATGTACGTTGCGGCGGTTCCAAAGAATGCGACAGCATTCCGCCTGTTTCGCGACGATAATCGCAACACGTTCTACTGGTGGAGTCAGGGAATGGGATGCGCGCTGACCGGCCAGCTCGCCGAGGCGCAATTGCGACCCATGGCGATCGACGCTTGCAGCATGCTCGGGCTGGCATTCAGAAGCCCGGAAACCAGCAACGGATTTAACCCATGA
- a CDS encoding EAL domain-containing protein — translation MPPARRTALFGLILVLLSVPLLAFWGAYESLSAGFAAQAANEADNAFEEARYSVAWEESAERKYFLDPRPEVLREHSEAGAALDASLKKAMALEPGSSTMLLGLLEKHAKYRAFARPMFKAVDDHDIAKANEIDEDSADPLFDDIEHQVLAAAAQHRDDATMQLNRLVAVQRIVLISTPVVLAIGVGLTLLFLRMLRRIRKNADAAAQDALRTSEQRLQALVANTSDAILVSDIDGTVTYEAPTRRPDPLRNMGQLVGTSLLDPIHPTDRPALAGLLQTVSSTARSTKSIEIRTRGEGDAWRHIQLTLTNLLDEPAVGAIVATASDITERKNFEEQLARRAFYDTLTALPNRALLLDRIGQAEARARRRNAMIGVVFIDLDNFKRVNDSLGHHVGDRLLIAAAKRLEGCVRPTDTVARLGGDEFVILLEHLGSEAASEGTLVADNILAQFSQPFDLDNKQYIVSASVGLAFARAGGGRGDADTLLRDADVAMYRAKNGGKGRYVVFEENMHTEAVEKLEIETDLRYAIDHRELRVYFQPIMQLQAAGFSEMEALVRWQHPTRGLLPPSEFIAIAEESGLIIPLGRYVMAEACQQVARWQREFPTEPPLQISVNLSPRQFDDPNLVADVAAALSSAHIGAASLKLEVTEGLIMRDTAKSIETLRKLKDFGVTIAIDDFGTGYSSLSYLRKLPLDVLKIDRSFVQGIGTSAEDDAIVRAVISMAQSLGLSVTAEGIETSEQARLLREWSCQAGQGYLFSRPLPAEEFTTLFRARFPGSSRSHSAGDFTVELL, via the coding sequence GTGCCGCCGGCGCGGCGCACAGCGCTATTTGGACTCATCCTCGTTCTGCTGAGTGTGCCGCTTCTGGCCTTCTGGGGCGCCTATGAAAGCCTGAGCGCCGGTTTCGCCGCGCAAGCCGCCAACGAGGCGGATAACGCTTTCGAGGAAGCCCGCTACAGCGTCGCATGGGAGGAATCGGCCGAACGCAAGTACTTCCTCGACCCGCGCCCGGAAGTGCTGCGGGAGCATAGCGAGGCCGGCGCGGCACTGGATGCTTCGCTAAAGAAGGCGATGGCGCTTGAACCCGGCAGCAGCACGATGCTGCTCGGCCTGCTGGAGAAGCATGCGAAGTATCGGGCGTTCGCCAGGCCCATGTTCAAGGCGGTCGACGATCACGACATCGCGAAAGCCAACGAGATCGACGAGGATTCGGCCGATCCGCTCTTCGACGATATCGAGCACCAGGTCCTCGCGGCAGCGGCACAGCATCGCGACGATGCGACGATGCAACTCAACCGGCTCGTTGCCGTGCAACGGATCGTCCTGATATCGACCCCAGTGGTTCTGGCGATCGGGGTGGGGCTGACGCTGCTGTTTCTGCGGATGCTGCGGCGGATTCGCAAAAACGCGGACGCGGCGGCCCAGGACGCGCTGCGCACGAGCGAACAGCGGCTGCAGGCGCTGGTCGCGAACACGTCGGACGCGATACTCGTTTCCGACATCGACGGGACGGTGACTTACGAGGCGCCGACGCGAAGACCGGATCCGTTGCGGAACATGGGCCAGCTCGTCGGCACCAGTCTGCTCGATCCGATCCATCCCACTGACCGTCCCGCGCTGGCGGGTCTGCTGCAGACCGTATCGTCGACGGCCCGATCCACGAAATCCATCGAGATCCGCACTCGAGGCGAGGGGGATGCGTGGCGCCATATTCAGCTTACTTTGACGAATCTGCTCGACGAACCGGCGGTTGGCGCGATCGTCGCGACCGCGAGCGACATCACCGAACGAAAGAACTTCGAGGAGCAACTCGCGCGAAGGGCGTTCTACGATACGCTCACCGCGTTACCGAACCGCGCGCTGCTGCTTGATCGTATTGGTCAGGCCGAAGCTCGCGCGCGGCGACGCAATGCGATGATCGGAGTCGTTTTCATCGACCTGGACAACTTCAAGCGCGTCAACGACAGTCTTGGACATCATGTGGGAGACCGGCTGCTGATCGCAGCGGCCAAGCGCCTCGAAGGCTGCGTCCGCCCCACCGACACCGTCGCGCGATTGGGCGGAGACGAGTTCGTCATTCTGCTGGAGCACTTGGGAAGTGAAGCGGCCAGCGAAGGAACCCTGGTCGCGGACAACATCCTTGCGCAGTTCAGCCAACCATTCGATCTCGACAACAAACAGTACATCGTCAGCGCGAGCGTCGGGCTTGCATTCGCGCGTGCCGGCGGCGGCCGCGGCGATGCCGACACGTTGTTGCGGGATGCCGACGTCGCGATGTACCGGGCCAAGAATGGCGGCAAGGGCCGCTACGTGGTGTTCGAAGAGAACATGCACACGGAAGCCGTCGAAAAGCTGGAGATTGAAACGGACCTGCGTTACGCGATCGACCATCGCGAGCTACGCGTGTATTTTCAGCCCATCATGCAGTTACAGGCGGCAGGGTTCAGTGAAATGGAAGCGCTCGTGAGGTGGCAGCACCCCACGCGAGGATTGTTGCCGCCGTCCGAGTTCATTGCGATTGCAGAGGAAAGCGGCCTGATCATTCCGCTCGGTCGATACGTCATGGCAGAGGCTTGCCAGCAGGTCGCCCGCTGGCAGCGCGAGTTCCCAACCGAGCCGCCACTGCAGATCAGCGTCAATCTCTCCCCTCGGCAGTTCGATGATCCCAACCTCGTTGCCGATGTTGCCGCAGCGCTCTCCAGTGCTCACATCGGCGCGGCCTCGCTAAAACTGGAGGTCACGGAGGGCCTGATCATGCGGGATACGGCAAAGAGTATCGAGACGCTTCGAAAGCTGAAAGATTTTGGCGTAACGATCGCAATCGACGACTTCGGCACGGGCTATTCGTCGCTAAGTTATCTGCGCAAGCTGCCGCTCGATGTGCTGAAGATCGATCGATCCTTCGTTCAGGGCATTGGCACGAGTGCCGAGGACGATGCAATCGTTCGAGCCGTCATCTCCATGGCGCAGTCGCTTGGATTGTCCGTCACGGCCGAGGGGATTGAAACGAGCGAGCAGGCAAGGCTCCTTCGTGAATGGTCCTGCCAGGCGGGACAGGGCTATCTTTTTTCACGGCCTCTGCCTGCGGAAGAGTTCACCACGCTGTTTCGTGCGCGTTTTCCCGGTTCCAGCCGCAGCCATTCGGCGGGCGACTTCACCGTGGAACTGCTCTGA
- a CDS encoding response regulator, translated as MRAISGSIRYLNRVVYDSAKVSDYSVLAVGVIGTIGHPLYWLWWTYIDPQPNESLLMRALGTAACALLLLRRFWPVSAVRFLPWYYFVTVAYTLPFFFTYYLIAGHYSMLWSMAELGMVFFLIAIFPLFVALALNLILGIGLAVLCASVVIPQSLHVDGQLFLYTYLPVFTFGIFAGLTFSYSNLKGIVAQAKNVAFRALAGSIAHEMRNPLSQLRHVLDRMEEALPAVTDANPSPALSHDKAALLYRHLAHGQLSIDRGLRIITMTLDEVSAKPIRPDHFIYLSAAATTRKALDEYGFGDQKERAKVRIVVLEDFTFKVDETVYLFTLFNLIKNALHHIAAHPLATLTLTIDRQTVLVHDTGPGIAPDLLPHLFEPFRTGGNSAGTGLGLAYCQRAMRAFGGTIACRSEVGKFTQFTLQFPVVSSSEVAEHEQKIFERATLFFTGKRILVVDDDAAQRARSRRALSRVGADVSEAEHGEAALSMLQQSTPCDLVLTDINMPVMDGYTTAEKIRADRQSPHWNVLIAAYTAEPGNVTRVLARRAGMDDMISKPASAVDLITALQTLFESGNRHLHSHPFDGFAGKTILVADDDTYSRRIAKGYLERCGASVVEAEHGPAVLARLQENGAIDAIVMDMNMPGMGGVETTALIRARADSNAHVPIVALTGQSDMKAVQACLAAGMNEVMIKPVQIGSLFASLARQFAQPRASHAPAKEEPAQPPAVQAARPAPIKEGPLLDEKHLEELVALDLLDQTFLNGIEQIRSTVAQLAASVAARDLEATHGALHVLLGISGNIGAKALHQFVRQIYPRVVEGEWPAEADWLARICSLSDHSAPALQTYFALAKARGDLGAVPGD; from the coding sequence ATGAGAGCCATTTCCGGGAGCATCCGTTATCTCAACCGAGTGGTTTATGACTCGGCCAAGGTGTCGGACTATAGCGTGTTGGCTGTGGGCGTGATCGGTACGATCGGACATCCACTGTACTGGCTGTGGTGGACGTATATCGATCCTCAACCCAATGAAAGTCTGCTGATGCGCGCTTTGGGCACGGCTGCCTGCGCGTTGCTGCTCTTGCGCCGATTCTGGCCCGTTTCGGCCGTGCGCTTCCTGCCGTGGTATTACTTCGTAACGGTAGCCTATACGCTACCGTTTTTTTTCACTTATTACCTGATCGCCGGTCACTATTCGATGCTCTGGTCGATGGCCGAGCTGGGCATGGTATTTTTCCTGATCGCCATATTTCCGTTATTCGTTGCGTTGGCACTCAATCTGATTCTGGGAATCGGCCTCGCAGTCCTGTGCGCCAGTGTCGTTATTCCGCAGTCCCTCCACGTGGATGGGCAGCTATTTCTCTACACGTATCTGCCGGTTTTTACCTTCGGTATTTTCGCTGGCCTTACCTTCAGTTACAGCAACCTGAAGGGCATCGTCGCACAGGCAAAAAATGTGGCGTTTCGGGCGCTAGCCGGCTCGATCGCGCATGAAATGCGCAATCCTCTCAGCCAACTGAGGCACGTGCTGGATCGCATGGAAGAGGCGCTGCCCGCGGTGACGGACGCCAACCCGTCGCCGGCCTTGTCGCATGACAAGGCGGCGTTGCTCTATCGGCATCTCGCCCATGGCCAACTGTCGATCGACCGGGGCCTGCGCATCATCACCATGACGCTGGACGAAGTCAGTGCGAAACCCATCCGCCCGGATCACTTCATCTATCTGAGCGCGGCGGCCACCACGCGTAAAGCGCTGGACGAATACGGCTTCGGCGATCAGAAGGAGCGCGCCAAGGTCAGAATCGTGGTGCTGGAAGATTTCACCTTCAAGGTCGACGAAACCGTCTATCTGTTCACGCTGTTCAATCTGATCAAGAACGCGCTCCATCACATTGCCGCGCATCCTTTGGCGACGCTCACGCTCACGATCGACCGGCAAACGGTGCTGGTTCATGACACCGGGCCCGGCATTGCGCCTGACCTCCTGCCGCATCTGTTCGAGCCTTTCCGTACCGGGGGCAATTCTGCGGGCACGGGGCTCGGCCTTGCCTATTGCCAGCGCGCGATGCGCGCTTTCGGCGGCACGATCGCCTGCCGTTCGGAAGTCGGCAAATTCACCCAGTTCACGCTGCAATTCCCCGTTGTCTCCAGCAGCGAGGTGGCAGAGCATGAGCAGAAGATTTTCGAGCGCGCCACGCTATTTTTCACCGGCAAACGCATTCTCGTCGTGGACGACGATGCCGCTCAGCGGGCGCGAAGCCGTCGCGCGTTGTCCAGGGTGGGCGCGGACGTGAGCGAAGCGGAACACGGCGAGGCGGCATTGAGCATGCTGCAACAGTCAACGCCGTGCGATCTCGTGCTGACGGACATCAATATGCCGGTCATGGATGGCTATACCACCGCCGAGAAGATCCGCGCCGACCGTCAATCCCCACACTGGAACGTTCTGATCGCTGCCTATACGGCGGAGCCGGGCAATGTGACGCGCGTGCTCGCCCGGCGCGCCGGCATGGACGACATGATCAGCAAACCCGCCAGCGCGGTGGACCTGATCACGGCGCTCCAGACGCTCTTCGAAAGCGGCAATCGGCACCTTCACAGCCACCCGTTCGACGGGTTCGCCGGCAAAACGATTCTGGTGGCGGACGACGACACCTATAGCAGGCGGATTGCCAAAGGTTATCTGGAGCGTTGCGGCGCAAGTGTCGTCGAGGCCGAACATGGGCCGGCCGTGCTGGCCAGGCTGCAGGAGAATGGCGCCATCGACGCCATCGTCATGGATATGAACATGCCGGGAATGGGCGGCGTGGAAACGACTGCGTTGATTCGCGCCCGTGCCGATTCAAATGCTCACGTCCCCATCGTTGCATTGACCGGCCAATCCGACATGAAAGCCGTGCAGGCATGCCTCGCCGCGGGCATGAACGAGGTCATGATCAAGCCTGTTCAGATCGGCTCCCTGTTTGCTTCCCTTGCGAGACAGTTTGCCCAGCCACGCGCGTCGCACGCGCCAGCCAAAGAGGAGCCAGCGCAGCCGCCCGCCGTGCAAGCCGCGAGACCTGCGCCGATCAAGGAAGGGCCGCTGCTCGACGAGAAACACCTTGAAGAACTGGTGGCGCTCGATTTGCTGGACCAGACGTTCCTTAACGGCATCGAGCAAATCCGCTCGACTGTGGCGCAACTCGCCGCCAGCGTGGCGGCACGCGACCTCGAAGCGACACACGGAGCCTTGCACGTTCTGCTAGGCATCAGCGGCAATATCGGCGCAAAGGCTCTGCATCAGTTCGTGCGGCAGATCTATCCGCGCGTGGTGGAAGGTGAATGGCCCGCGGAGGCCGACTGGCTGGCGCGAATCTGCTCGTTGAGCGACCACTCGGCCCCCGCGTTGCAGACGTATTTCGCTTTGGCCAAGGCGCGAGGCGATCTTGGGGCCGTGCCGGGGGATTGA
- a CDS encoding 3-oxoacyl-[acyl-carrier-protein] synthase III C-terminal domain-containing protein yields MIRFHSREYEGDIDRGMRTIKTLLDRSGLVNRRWCESHESPIDHVAMATRKALSETYLKPEHIELFIYVGIGRGFLEPGNSHMMASTLGFVNAECFDVVDACMSWTRAMAIIDSLFKSGQYRNAMIVNAEFNMLAGGPLYPGNFALKSQAQIEYTLPSFTIGEAATATLLVAKEPDNFTFAFRAKPEVSDLCTIPIPGYEGYCHPTERIGKNGDMRFTSFGHELHKNSDELSAVLTKLPVPKKDIDIVFTHASSKAAWQGYGAKVGIDDKMYHIYPETGNLVSASIPAAISLAKDSGRLKRGDRVLCWVGSAGMSFNVSSFKF; encoded by the coding sequence ATGATTCGATTTCATTCCAGGGAGTACGAGGGCGACATCGACAGGGGGATGCGCACCATCAAGACGTTGCTCGACAGAAGCGGGCTGGTCAACCGGCGCTGGTGTGAAAGCCACGAGTCGCCTATCGATCACGTTGCGATGGCGACGCGCAAGGCGCTATCGGAGACGTATCTGAAGCCGGAACATATCGAGCTGTTTATTTATGTCGGTATTGGAAGAGGATTCCTCGAGCCCGGCAACAGCCACATGATGGCCAGCACGCTCGGCTTCGTCAATGCGGAATGTTTCGATGTGGTCGACGCCTGCATGAGCTGGACCCGGGCCATGGCGATTATCGACAGCCTTTTCAAGTCCGGCCAGTACAGAAACGCTATGATTGTGAATGCCGAGTTCAATATGCTTGCAGGCGGCCCACTCTATCCGGGGAATTTTGCGTTGAAGAGCCAGGCTCAGATCGAATATACATTGCCGTCGTTCACGATAGGCGAGGCGGCCACCGCTACCTTGCTCGTCGCAAAAGAGCCAGATAATTTCACTTTCGCATTTCGCGCAAAGCCGGAAGTATCGGACCTGTGCACCATTCCCATTCCCGGCTACGAAGGGTATTGCCACCCAACCGAGCGGATCGGGAAGAACGGCGACATGCGCTTCACATCATTCGGCCATGAGCTTCACAAGAATTCGGACGAGCTGTCCGCCGTACTGACCAAACTGCCTGTTCCAAAGAAAGACATCGACATTGTCTTTACCCACGCTTCCTCCAAGGCAGCGTGGCAGGGCTATGGCGCAAAGGTAGGGATCGATGACAAGATGTATCACATCTATCCGGAGACCGGAAACCTCGTGTCTGCTTCGATCCCGGCCGCGATTTCACTGGCAAAGGACAGCGGGCGGCTGAAGCGGGGCGACAGAGTGCTGTGCTGGGTCGGCAGCGCCGGCATGTCATTCAACGTTAGCAGCTTCAAATTCTGA
- a CDS encoding EAL domain-containing protein, protein MTGVYNPLLVCLSLVVAFLASYTAVELSGGLNALASAKRRPLWLVGGAVSMGVGIWSMHFIGMLAFSLPIPIGYDFSITAASLFLAISVSLIALATASRGALSPRRLCVAGTIMGVGVAGMHFTGMQAMQMSPGIDYTIWKVALSVGVAIAASMAALWLAFTLRTSDAENLVVKRLGAAFIMAIAITGMHYFGMSAANFAAGSLCLSGEKLDANWLALVVTATSFTVLVGTLALLGYHTSSLSVSLKRANRQLHYLGTHDALTKLPNRQQLALRIAQAVAECARRESMFAVLFIDLDGFKSINDSLGHGVGDDLLQVCAERLRQDLRHTDMVARLGGDEFVIVLENVADVSFAAAVANGALRRLSQEIVVNGLPLRVSASIGIAFYPCDGGNADELLHSADAAMYAAKQSGRNTFRVFEPQMNHTALRSLILQRDLNRALSDGELSVSFQPKFSVASQSVTGVEALIRWRHPDLGEIAPLEFIPIAERSGLIVEIGDWVLREVCRNITLWDAQGLPAIAVAVNLSPIQFSVPDLVARIDALIDAAGVDPCRLMFEITETTAMQNIETTSRTIEALQSRGYTVAIDDFGTGYSSLGYLQRFRFDQIKIDGSFMRDLDTAGQRGSALLSAVVTLARALQIEVVAEGVETESQFRTLSELACDQMQGFLMSRPLPAAEFLAFLRGAADRIVVTGGACAASTG, encoded by the coding sequence ATGACTGGTGTCTACAACCCCTTACTGGTCTGCTTGTCGCTGGTGGTCGCATTCCTCGCGTCCTACACGGCGGTGGAACTGTCTGGCGGCCTGAACGCGCTCGCGAGTGCGAAGCGGCGGCCGTTGTGGCTTGTCGGCGGTGCGGTGTCGATGGGCGTCGGCATCTGGTCGATGCACTTCATCGGCATGCTCGCGTTCTCACTGCCGATTCCGATCGGCTACGATTTTTCCATTACCGCGGCGTCGCTGTTCCTCGCGATCAGCGTGTCGTTGATCGCGCTGGCCACGGCGAGCCGTGGCGCGCTGTCGCCCAGGCGCCTCTGCGTCGCCGGGACGATCATGGGCGTCGGCGTGGCCGGGATGCACTTCACCGGCATGCAGGCGATGCAGATGTCGCCGGGGATCGACTATACGATCTGGAAGGTCGCGCTTTCGGTGGGCGTGGCGATCGCCGCTTCCATGGCAGCGCTCTGGCTTGCCTTCACGCTGCGCACGTCGGACGCCGAGAACCTCGTCGTGAAGCGGCTCGGCGCGGCCTTCATCATGGCGATCGCGATCACCGGCATGCACTATTTCGGCATGAGCGCGGCCAATTTCGCCGCCGGCAGCCTGTGCCTCTCCGGCGAAAAGCTCGATGCGAACTGGCTGGCGCTCGTCGTCACTGCGACCTCGTTCACCGTGCTGGTCGGCACGCTCGCCTTGCTCGGCTACCATACGAGCAGCCTCTCCGTTTCGCTCAAGCGCGCGAACCGGCAACTGCATTATCTCGGCACGCACGATGCGCTGACGAAGCTGCCGAACCGCCAGCAACTCGCTTTGCGCATCGCGCAGGCGGTCGCCGAATGCGCGCGCAGAGAATCAATGTTCGCCGTGCTCTTCATCGACCTCGACGGCTTCAAGTCCATTAACGATTCGCTCGGCCACGGTGTCGGCGACGACTTGCTGCAAGTGTGCGCTGAACGTCTGCGCCAGGACTTGCGTCATACCGACATGGTCGCGCGCCTCGGCGGAGATGAATTCGTGATCGTGTTGGAAAACGTGGCCGATGTGTCGTTCGCGGCGGCGGTCGCCAATGGCGCGCTGCGGCGGCTGAGCCAGGAGATCGTCGTCAACGGACTGCCGCTGCGCGTGAGCGCGAGCATCGGCATTGCGTTCTATCCTTGCGACGGCGGCAATGCCGATGAACTGCTTCATAGCGCAGACGCCGCGATGTACGCTGCCAAACAAAGCGGACGCAACACGTTCCGCGTGTTCGAGCCGCAAATGAACCATACCGCGCTCAGGTCGCTGATCCTGCAACGCGATCTGAATCGCGCGTTGAGCGACGGCGAACTCAGCGTGTCGTTTCAGCCCAAATTCAGTGTTGCATCACAATCGGTGACGGGTGTCGAGGCGCTGATCCGCTGGCGTCATCCGGATCTCGGCGAAATTGCTCCGCTCGAATTCATCCCGATCGCGGAACGCTCGGGCCTCATCGTCGAGATCGGCGACTGGGTGCTGCGTGAGGTCTGCCGCAACATCACGCTATGGGACGCGCAAGGGCTGCCTGCGATTGCCGTGGCGGTGAATCTCTCGCCGATCCAGTTCAGTGTGCCGGACCTGGTGGCCCGCATCGATGCGCTGATCGATGCGGCTGGAGTCGATCCTTGTCGCCTGATGTTCGAGATCACCGAAACGACGGCGATGCAGAACATCGAAACGACGAGCCGCACGATCGAAGCGCTGCAGTCGCGCGGCTATACCGTCGCCATCGACGACTTCGGTACTGGATATTCGAGTCTCGGTTATCTGCAGCGTTTCAGGTTCGACCAGATCAAGATCGATGGCTCGTTCATGCGCGATCTCGACACCGCCGGCCAGCGCGGCAGCGCATTGCTGTCCGCCGTCGTGACGCTCGCGCGCGCGTTGCAGATCGAGGTCGTTGCGGAAGGCGTCGAGACGGAGTCGCAGTTCCGCACGCTCAGCGAACTTGCCTGCGATCAGATGCAGGGTTTCCTGATGAGCCGGCCCTTGCCTGCCGCCGAGTTCCTTGCGTTCCTGCGCGGCGCCGCGGACCGGATTGTCGTCACCGGGGGCGCCTGCGCTGCGTCGACGGGATGA
- a CDS encoding DUF3331 domain-containing protein produces the protein MLANANMIDPWMQTIGLLSVPASGSKDRASGPNDGDVARRADRAALHGVTVSLLERQTPSTATISWRDSTRCCYGDQIWCATRARTVGICAMSGRAIRRGDAVYTPRPCRPAPRNAGAMILTSVLDNAAAT, from the coding sequence ATGCTGGCAAACGCAAATATGATCGATCCGTGGATGCAAACCATCGGCCTGTTGTCCGTGCCCGCGAGCGGGTCGAAAGACCGCGCCAGTGGGCCGAATGACGGCGACGTGGCGCGTCGTGCGGACCGTGCGGCGCTGCACGGCGTCACGGTGAGCCTGCTGGAGCGGCAGACGCCGTCGACGGCGACGATCTCCTGGCGCGACTCAACGCGCTGCTGCTATGGCGACCAGATCTGGTGCGCAACGCGGGCTCGCACCGTGGGCATCTGCGCGATGAGCGGGCGCGCGATTCGTCGCGGCGACGCGGTGTACACGCCGCGTCCCTGCCGGCCGGCGCCCCGCAATGCGGGCGCAATGATCCTGACGTCCGTTCTCGACAATGCAGCAGCAACCTGA
- a CDS encoding response regulator — protein MSSETGDTTSNSIVYVVDDDESMRAAVGMLLRSVGLQVEVFASADEFLAFRMPDVPSCLILDVRLKGQSGLAVQERIAAGELRVPIIFMTAHGDIAMSVKAMKAGAMDFLAKPFRDQDMLDAVATALGKDEERREADRSVADLRRRYASLTPREREVMAFVASGLMNKQIAAEMNLSEITVKIHRGQAMKKMESRSLADFVLKAEALGVKSPPGTTTPPRVQRG, from the coding sequence ATGAGCAGTGAAACGGGCGACACCACGAGTAACTCGATTGTCTATGTCGTCGACGACGATGAGTCGATGCGTGCAGCGGTCGGCATGCTGCTGCGCTCGGTGGGCTTGCAGGTTGAGGTGTTCGCATCCGCAGATGAATTTCTTGCGTTCCGGATGCCGGATGTGCCGAGCTGTCTGATTCTGGATGTGCGGCTCAAAGGGCAGAGCGGCCTCGCCGTGCAGGAACGGATTGCGGCGGGCGAATTGCGTGTGCCGATCATTTTCATGACCGCGCACGGCGATATTGCCATGTCGGTCAAGGCGATGAAGGCCGGCGCGATGGACTTTCTCGCGAAGCCGTTCCGCGACCAGGACATGCTGGACGCCGTGGCGACGGCCCTCGGCAAGGACGAAGAACGGCGTGAAGCGGACCGCTCGGTCGCGGATCTGCGCCGCCGGTACGCGTCGCTCACGCCGCGCGAGCGCGAAGTGATGGCCTTTGTCGCGAGCGGTCTGATGAACAAGCAAATCGCCGCTGAAATGAATCTGAGTGAAATCACGGTGAAGATTCACCGCGGTCAGGCGATGAAGAAGATGGAGTCGCGCTCGCTTGCCGATTTCGTGTTGAAGGCGGAAGCCCTCGGCGTCAAATCGCCACCAGGCACCACGACACCGCCGCGCGTTCAGCGCGGCTGA